ATTGAGCGGGGCAAAAGGAATATTTCAGCCCTCCCTCTGCCTGCAATTATTCTGTCAAATAAAGAACGCGTTTTTTTGTTGAAAAATACTGCGTCCGGGTGCTATCATATAAGTGGCGCCGGACGCTATCTGTTTGTATATTACTAATCATCACACCGCATTTCCGCTGCAGCGGCGGTCCGGGCGCCGTCACACCGGATAAAGGAGTCCAACCATATGGCGAAAAACGACAACCAGTCAAAAAGCAGATCCCCCAAAAAACCTGCAGTCACCTCCAAACAGCTCAAAGCCCTTCTGGCCAAATGCGCCGCGGACCGGGACGACACCGACGCTCTGCGCCGGTTCCTGGAAGCTCTGGCAGACTGTCCTCTCTACGTACCCTGCAAGATGCATATCACCGAGGAAGCGTCGGCTGTCATGAAGAGGCTGGAGGAGGAAGGAGTGTCCTCCGAAGATATGGCCGAAGAGGACCGCCGCGCCATCATCGACGGTCTGATACCCATCCCCATGGACGTGACCATTGACGGCTCGCGCCTGGTCCCGGTCTATACGGACAAAAAGGAAGTGGTGATCCTGCCCGAGGATCACGACCTGGTGGAGCTGGGTCTGGGGTATGTGTATGGCTACGTGAAGGACACGGACGGAGTTGACGGAGTCGTTTTCAACAGAGAGACCGACTGCTTTACCCTCTTTGTCAACAAGGAGCCTCAGGACGCGCAGACCGTCCCGGACATGCCCGGGCGGCAGCCGGCTCACACCGACGTCAGCGACAGCGGGCTGGGCATCGGCGTGGACCGGATGGAAGTGTTCAACTTTGCCCTCTACACCAACGGCATCCTGCCTGTCAGGGGCATACAGATCCTCAACAGGACCGGGGAGCCCGCCCGGGGCCTCACCCTCAGGATATCCTCGTCCTACGCCTTTTTTGACACCTTTGAGCAGGCGCTCCCGGATATACCGGAGGGCCGCCCCGTCCGTTTGCCCGACCCTGCCCTGGTAGTCAGGGGCGGCGTTCTGGCCGGCCTCACCGAGTCGGTGAACGCTTCCGTCACAGTCGAGCTGGTCTCCGAAGGCGAAAGAGTGTGCGGCGTCACCGAGCAGATGCTGGTGCTGGCCTACGACCAGTGGATGGGAGGCGAAGGCTATGCGGAGCTGCTGCCCGCCTTTGTCATGCCCAACCACCCGGTCATACCCATTCTCAGAAACGACGCCAGGACCGTGCTGGCCTCCTGGGGCAAACCCGTTTCCGCCGAGGGCTATCAGTCCAACGATCCCAACCGTGTGAGAGAGCTGGCCGCCGCCGCCTACGGCGCGGTGCAGGCCAAAAACATCGGCTATTCGGAAAATCCTTCCGGATTCACCGTGCTGGGCCAGCGCATCAGGACTCCCGAGACCGTGATGGATCAGCGCACCGGCACCTGCATGGATATGACCCTTCTCTATGCCGCTTTGCTGGAGGATATGGGGCTCCATCCCCTGCTGGTGCTGGTCAAAGGACACATCTTCGCGGGCGTCTGGCTCAGAAACAGGACTCCGGAGGAGTTGCGCTCCGCGCCGGTGGTCATCGACGACCTGAACTATCTGACCTCCCGCGTAGGCAACCGCTCCGACGAGTTCACCTTTGTGGAATGCACCGCCATGTGCGCGGGCAAAGACGTGACTTTTGAGCAGGCGGAGATGAGCGCCAGGGCGGCGCTGCTCGGCGTGGAGTTCGACTGCGCCATAGACGTGTTTCTGTCCAGGCTCCACGGCGTCAAATCCATACCCGCCAGGACCAAAAGCGGCTACAAGATAGCGGCGGATGACAGAGACCTCACCCAGGTCACCCCTCCGCCCGCCGAGCTGGATATCACCCTGGCGGAGCCCGCAGCCGCAGGCCCCCGCAGGATCACCGGCAAAAAGGAGCTGTGGGAGAGCAAGCTGCTGGATCTGAGCTCCCGCAATATGCTGCTCCATCTGCCCCTCAACGCTTCGGTGGAGCCCATTATGTCCAGCCATATAGACGAGCTGGAGGACGCTCTCTCCGACGGCCACGAGTTCAACCTGCTGTCCGCTCCCGACTGGGTGACCGATCTGATGATGACCCTGCGGGACGCCGACGGCAAGGAGGGCAAGTCGGTGCACTGGCTGTCCGAGGCCCTGAAGCGCTTCGGCTGCTATGAGCTGACGACGTGGCCCGCCAACACTGACTTTGACATCAACGAACGTTTTCGCCGGGAGTATCACAACCACCGGCTCTACACCTTCCGCAGCCCAGCGGAGCTGGACCGCTCCCTCACCGGCATTTACAGGTCGGCCCGGGCCAGCCAGCAGGAAAACGGCGTCAGCAGCCTATATCTGGCTATCGGCGTCCTCCGGTGGCTGGCGGAGCCGGACAGTCAGGAGCCCTTCTACGCTCCCCTGATCCTGATGCCCATAGAGATAGTGCGCAAGTCCGCCAATCAGGGCTACGCCCTCCACGCCAGGGCGGAGGAGCCCCACTTCAATCTGACCCTGCTGGAGCTGCTGCGGCAAAACTACCGGCTGGACATCCCCGGGGTGGAGCCTCTGCCCGCGGACGAACACGGCACCGACATCAGACGGGTGTTTGCCATGGTCCGCAAGGCTGTGGCCACGCTGCCCGGCTGGGACGTGTGCGAGACCTGCGTCATAGGCAACTTCAGCTTTGCCAAGTTTGCCATGTGGAACGACATACACACCGCCGGCGATATGCTGGAGGGCAGCAACGTGGTCCGCAGCCTCATGAAGGGCCACGTTGACTGGACACTCACCCCCGCGTCGGAGGCGGAAGGCCGGCACGTCTTTTTGCCCGTTTCCGTGGACGACACCCAGCTGCAGGCGGTGAAGATGGCCGACTGCGGCATGACCTTTGTGCTCCACGGACCTCCGGGCACCGGCAAATCCCAGACCATCACAGCCATGATAGCCAATCTGATGGCCAAGGGCAAAAAGGTGCTGTTCGTGGCCGAAAAGAAGGCGGCTCTGTCCGTGGTGCAAAAGCGGCTGGCAGCCCTGGGCATCGATCCCTTCTGTCTGGAGCTCCATTCGGACAAGGCCAACAAAAAACAGGTGCTGGAGCAGCTGGGCAACGCCCTGACCATAGACAGGCCAGCCGAGCGCAGCGATTATGAACAGAGGCTGAAAAGGGCGGCCGAAAGCCGCCGGCGCATAGACGGCTACGCCGAGCATCTCCACCGCATCCGCACCTGCGGCAAGAGCCTGCGGGAGCTGATCGCCCTCTACGAGACCGTGCGGGACAACGGGTCCGCCGTCACCTTTGACAGCGATGCCGCCGGACAGCTGACCGAAAGCGTCATCAGGACCCATCCGTCTCTCATAGGCCAGCTGGCAGCCGCCGGCGAGGCCGTGGGAGGCATAGCCGGCAGCCCTCTCCGGGGGGTGGGCCTTACGGCCTACAGCGCCGAGGTCAGGAGCAGCCTGCCAGGCGCGGCCTCCGCCTACCGCTCGTCCCTGCAGGCCCTGAAGGACTGCGCCGGCGCCGGACCGGCCGGCTTTGAGGCGCCCCGGGATCCCGACGAACTGTCCCGATACGCAGCTATGCGGGCCCTGTGCCGGGAGATAAAAGCGGCGGGGCCGCAGCTGATGGCTCTGCTCACTGCGGACAGGGACGCCGTCGCCGCCTGTCTGGACAAGACCGAGAAGATCCGGGCCGAGAAGGAGCAGCTGCTGGAAGACTGGACCGCCGACTTTCTCACCATGGATATGCAGCCCCTGCTGACCAAACACGAGGCCGCGGCCAAGAAGTTCTTCGGCAAACAGGGAGCCATGAATCAGGTGACCGCCGAGGTGCGGGCCTATTCCAAGAAGCAGATCGGCTATGAGGACATTCCCGCCCGGCTGTGGAAGATAGACGCCTGGCAGAAGAATGACGCCGAGGCCCGCCGGGCTCTGGAGGCTCTGTCTGCGGACGCCCGGGCCGTGGCGGAGGCCTGGCCCGACCGCCGGAGCCTGGAAGCGGCTTACGCCTCCGCCGCCGATATAGCCGAAAGGGCAAAGGCCTTCCCCGGAGGCCTGGAAGCGGCTTACGCCCTGGCCGGCGACGACGCCCGGTATGCGGCTTTGGAAGCCCTGGGAGACCTGGCCGAAGGGTTTGAGCGCGACAAGAAGGCCTTTGACGAACTGCTGGCCCGTCCCGCGGCAGAATACGGCGAGGACTGGGCGGACAGGGAGACCGCTCTCTGCGACTATCTCCTGGAACGGCCCGCCGCCCTGAAGGACTGGGGGCTCTACAACAGTGTGCGCCAAAAGTGCGCCGAGGCCGGCCTGGAGCCGGTGGCCGAGGCCTATGAGCAGGGCATGCCCGCCGGAGAACTGGAGCAGGCCTACCGCAAGGGCTTTTATCTGGCCCTGATCAACCACATCATAGCCGGCGACGACCTGCTGAGCAACTTCTCGGGACCCACCTTCAACGAAGCCATAGTCCAATTCAAAAAGATCGACGACTATATGCTGCAGCTGACGAAAAAGGAGATATATCTCCGGCTGGCGTCCCGGCTGCCCGGCGCCGCCGTGTCCCCGGAGGAGGGACAGGAGCTCAACCTGCTGAGAAAGGCCATCGGCAGCAACGCCCGGGGCATTTCCATCAGGAGCCTGTTTGAGAGGATACCTCACATACTGCCCCGGCTCACGCCCTGCATGCTCATGAGCCCGGACTCCGTGGCCCAGTATCTGGCCCAGAAAAACGACCTCTTTGACGTGGTCATCTTTGACGAGGCTTCCCAGATACCCACCTGCAAGGCTGCCGGCGCCCTGGCCAGGGCTTCCGCCGCCGTGATAGTGGGCGACCCCAAGCAGATGCCGCCTACCGCCTTTTTCTCCGGAGAAGGCCCCGAGACCGACGATCTGGCCCTGGACGATCTGGACAGCATACTCGAAGACGCCCTGGCCCTGGGCATCCCGTCCCAGTATCTCCAGTGGCACTACCGCAGCTCCCACGAGAGCCTGATAGCCTTCAGCAACAGCAGGTTTTATGACAACAGGATGTACACCTTCCCCTCCGCCAACGACATGGAGAGAAGGGTGACCGCCGTGTTCGTGGAAGGCCTCTACGCCAACAACACCAACCGCAAAGAAGCCGAGGCGGTGGTGGCCGAGATAGTCAGGCGATTTCACGATCCCGCGCTGCGGGACCACAGCATCGGCGTGGTGACCTTCAACATGAAACAGCAAAACCTCATCGAGAACCTGCTGGCCAAGCAGTTCCAGACCGATCCCGAGCTGGACGCCTGGGCCAACAACGGAGAGGATCCGCTGTTTGTCAAGAATCTGGAGAACGTGCAGGGCGACGAGAGAGACGTGATACTCTTTTCCGTCGGCTACGGACCCGACGAAAAAGGCCGGGTGTCCAACAACTTCGGCCCCATCAATATGCAGGGCGGAGGCAAGCGGCTGAACGTGGCCTTCTCCCGGGCCAGAATGGCTATGACCGTGTTTACCAGCATGCATTCCACGGATATCAGGGTGAGCGAGAGCTCTCCGGACGGAGTGGTGGCTTTTCGCGACTTTCTCCGGTATGCGGAGGGCCACGAGCTCTACGCCGAGGATCCCGAGGCTGCCGCGGAGCGGCTGGCCAGAGCGGGGATCATGCAGAATATCTGCAAGGCCGTGGAAGAATACGGCTTCAGGACCGCCACCATGGTGGGACACTCCGATTTTCACGTGGATATAGCCGTGGTGGACCCCTGCGAGCCCTCCAGATACCTGATGGGCATCATGCTTGACGGCGAAGGCTACAGGCAGACCTCCAACACCCGGGACAGAGAAGTGTCGCAGCTGAGCGTGCTGAGACGGCTGGGCTGGAAGCTGCTGAGAGTGTGGACCATCGACTGGTGGGACAACAGGGACAGGGAGATCGCCAGACTGAAGAGAGCCCTGGACAAGCTGAGCGCAGACTCCAGAGCCCGCAGCGAAAAGCGTAAGGCCGAGGAAGCCGCCAGGCAGGCGGAAGAAGCGGCCAGAGAAGCCGAGAACCAACAGCTCAGATCGCAGCTGGAAGCC
This region of Abditibacteriota bacterium genomic DNA includes:
- a CDS encoding DUF3320 domain-containing protein; the encoded protein is MAKNDNQSKSRSPKKPAVTSKQLKALLAKCAADRDDTDALRRFLEALADCPLYVPCKMHITEEASAVMKRLEEEGVSSEDMAEEDRRAIIDGLIPIPMDVTIDGSRLVPVYTDKKEVVILPEDHDLVELGLGYVYGYVKDTDGVDGVVFNRETDCFTLFVNKEPQDAQTVPDMPGRQPAHTDVSDSGLGIGVDRMEVFNFALYTNGILPVRGIQILNRTGEPARGLTLRISSSYAFFDTFEQALPDIPEGRPVRLPDPALVVRGGVLAGLTESVNASVTVELVSEGERVCGVTEQMLVLAYDQWMGGEGYAELLPAFVMPNHPVIPILRNDARTVLASWGKPVSAEGYQSNDPNRVRELAAAAYGAVQAKNIGYSENPSGFTVLGQRIRTPETVMDQRTGTCMDMTLLYAALLEDMGLHPLLVLVKGHIFAGVWLRNRTPEELRSAPVVIDDLNYLTSRVGNRSDEFTFVECTAMCAGKDVTFEQAEMSARAALLGVEFDCAIDVFLSRLHGVKSIPARTKSGYKIAADDRDLTQVTPPPAELDITLAEPAAAGPRRITGKKELWESKLLDLSSRNMLLHLPLNASVEPIMSSHIDELEDALSDGHEFNLLSAPDWVTDLMMTLRDADGKEGKSVHWLSEALKRFGCYELTTWPANTDFDINERFRREYHNHRLYTFRSPAELDRSLTGIYRSARASQQENGVSSLYLAIGVLRWLAEPDSQEPFYAPLILMPIEIVRKSANQGYALHARAEEPHFNLTLLELLRQNYRLDIPGVEPLPADEHGTDIRRVFAMVRKAVATLPGWDVCETCVIGNFSFAKFAMWNDIHTAGDMLEGSNVVRSLMKGHVDWTLTPASEAEGRHVFLPVSVDDTQLQAVKMADCGMTFVLHGPPGTGKSQTITAMIANLMAKGKKVLFVAEKKAALSVVQKRLAALGIDPFCLELHSDKANKKQVLEQLGNALTIDRPAERSDYEQRLKRAAESRRRIDGYAEHLHRIRTCGKSLRELIALYETVRDNGSAVTFDSDAAGQLTESVIRTHPSLIGQLAAAGEAVGGIAGSPLRGVGLTAYSAEVRSSLPGAASAYRSSLQALKDCAGAGPAGFEAPRDPDELSRYAAMRALCREIKAAGPQLMALLTADRDAVAACLDKTEKIRAEKEQLLEDWTADFLTMDMQPLLTKHEAAAKKFFGKQGAMNQVTAEVRAYSKKQIGYEDIPARLWKIDAWQKNDAEARRALEALSADARAVAEAWPDRRSLEAAYASAADIAERAKAFPGGLEAAYALAGDDARYAALEALGDLAEGFERDKKAFDELLARPAAEYGEDWADRETALCDYLLERPAALKDWGLYNSVRQKCAEAGLEPVAEAYEQGMPAGELEQAYRKGFYLALINHIIAGDDLLSNFSGPTFNEAIVQFKKIDDYMLQLTKKEIYLRLASRLPGAAVSPEEGQELNLLRKAIGSNARGISIRSLFERIPHILPRLTPCMLMSPDSVAQYLAQKNDLFDVVIFDEASQIPTCKAAGALARASAAVIVGDPKQMPPTAFFSGEGPETDDLALDDLDSILEDALALGIPSQYLQWHYRSSHESLIAFSNSRFYDNRMYTFPSANDMERRVTAVFVEGLYANNTNRKEAEAVVAEIVRRFHDPALRDHSIGVVTFNMKQQNLIENLLAKQFQTDPELDAWANNGEDPLFVKNLENVQGDERDVILFSVGYGPDEKGRVSNNFGPINMQGGGKRLNVAFSRARMAMTVFTSMHSTDIRVSESSPDGVVAFRDFLRYAEGHELYAEDPEAAAERLARAGIMQNICKAVEEYGFRTATMVGHSDFHVDIAVVDPCEPSRYLMGIMLDGEGYRQTSNTRDREVSQLSVLRRLGWKLLRVWTIDWWDNRDREIARLKRALDKLSADSRARSEKRKAEEAARQAEEAAREAENQQLRSQLEAQADQVMAEDAAAEDAARTEPETAPVREVIASGTETTVTVNPGETVKIEIDLNGGGGAEKGKAEEPAPQTQAEKAMPWEEAAPETQPDQAEDAAASAEEGAAGAEAGQEEEEPATVTPAGETMPWEEAAPETQPDQAEDAAASAEEESDAGGEAGQVEEAAAQEAEAEAGDGQQEADTPGEAGESGSAWEPEEPSEYVYAELENTPLGIAGFSEPSNKALIADRIAAVVNAEAPILKDAVMRKVFGSFGVQKGAASLEVFEKAFRASGVRARKQKGIIYCWKEDQDPKTYAAIRVSNERPGEEICQQEIRNAVCYALKHHGVMERDDLIKEVSLIFGYKRLGEKLRAALAAGLQWARNSDAIVSAGPNKFALPDKDEGEH